The region gatagagatcatatatatttgtttgtttgtttttcaaattcCGACTGAAGTGGCTTTAAATTTCTACATGAAAATTGAGACCTTAAAACGGTCTCTCCTTAGTAACCTTTTCAAAACGTAGCCATGTTGTATTTATAAAATTCAGATTTTAGACaaaaagtagtagtaacagtaatagtaatagtaataacaagaacaacaataataataacaatgataataataataaacataatgatagtaacattattAACAAAATTAGAAATTTTTATAATAGCAAACACtatcaacaacattaataataataaacaaacgaaaCGGTTCCTTCGCAAAATACCTTTTCCTCCAACCTGACAGTCTCTTCGATATTCTCCAACAGAACTTCCTCGTGCGCCAACTTCGGTGTCacggtgctggtggtggtggtcgaAGTCGTAGGGACGTCAGGCCCGAGAAGCGTCAGCAGCTGTCTCTCACTCGTGGCCAGTATTTCGTCAAGTTTCTCGTAGTACGGGCAAACCTGGGGACGAATTGAAAACCATGAAATATCTGTAAAGGCCTTGGGATTGTTTACATGATCATATCtacttgatgatgataaaaaagagggggtGGTTAGTAGTATTCCTCTATTTGTGTGACGGAAAAGTACTCACTTCTCCTTGAACGATGGGGAACATTTTTTTGGGATCGACGCCCATACCGGTGAACTTCTTATGGCACTTGGCAATTGTGTTAGGAGGCAGCGTGGGCGTGCGGCCGAACACCCAGGCAAACTCTGCCCTGAATCCGAAGTACTCAAGGCAAGAGTAAACGCAGGAGTAGGTACGATAATCTGTTGCAATGATCTGTTGGTGGATGCAGTATGGTAAGAGCTTACGACCaaattaagacaaaaaataggtaaaaaatgcATAACCTAAAATGAATCTAGAATAGAAAAATgggggagaataaaaagggagaaatctAGCGAAATCGATAATCACAAATGCTGAAAACCAGGTCCTTTAATAGTTTAAGGAACCTTCGACGTCCAATGAATATtagaatttatgtatttttacaatATGGAATATATTTTGAGACAATGGACGCACAAATAACACAGATGAGCTGACCTGGTAAGGTGCTGCGGGCACTCCCGAGGCGTCGACGGTCATGTACGCAGGGTCTGGCTTCTCCACATCATACTCCTCCACGTGCATGACGGCTCCCTGGCGAACCTTCTCGTCCTCGTCGGTCAAACCTCGGGTCCCCACATTCATGTACTCCCCTGTAAAATGCAGGAACCTTCAAGGAACTCAATCACAGGGAAATGACTCGCCGAAAGCAAATAATCAGAACTTGTCTAGAGGAGAAGGCACTTCCCTCCAGGAAGCACCGGCAATAAAACTAATCGGGGATTAGTGGATTGGAAAGGAAGGAACTCGCGCACGAGGCCGAAGCCCCACCTACAACCTCGCTGCTTTGATATGCGCTGCCCGGCTGTCCGATAACTCATGAAACACGAAGACCGTACGGCTTACTATACTCTCTCGCCGATAAAGCAAATCAATAAATACCTACTTCCTAAGAGTCAATCTTGATACTATATAGTCGCTTAGGCTGACAAATTAAACAGTAAATACAGAATAACAAAGAGTTGTATAAAAGCGCTGTGGCTAGAAATTTTTAAAGCAATAATATATCCTGAAAAAGTAACTTTCGCAAGAGAAGTGTCAGGCCGGCTGGTCGCGAGACACGTGAGCCTGGAGGAGCAAGAGTGTGATGACTTGTAGAAATATGAAACAAACGGGAAAACTCcacaaaatttgttttataatcaACAGCAGACATATTATATTAGTCCTTCTTTAAAATGAGAGTAATCGAATTTAAATACAGAATGTACCCATCATACATCAGTCAAGATTCCATTTTTTATAGGTCATTTCTCCTACCAGGTCAGATATTAACTATCTTGTgaacaacgaaaaaaatatatatcctaaaactaaaagaaaaataacgtaTCATGTTTTATTTCTAACTAGAATTGTGCAAAATCATAAATACACTGAGAGACCTCTCCTactataaaatcattaaaaattacctttatttacaaaaagcAGGCAAGGAAGACAGAACAATGTATAATGagtaattttctttttggtgaaATATATCGGTATCCTCCCAGCGTAGAAAAAGACAGGTCTACATTTTACTTGTtctcaaaatgaaaagaaaagaaaaacgtagaCTGGAGAGGAAACCGAAAAAAGTCACAAACTTCAGCTTGGCCTGAGGTTATCAACAGAACTGAAATGTGAACCTTGGGAAGTACAGCGATGAAAATAAGAAGAGCACAAGTATAATATAAGAATAGCACGAACAGATACGAAAACACGAAGGCATTCTGAACAAACCAAATACAAGAATATAGCAAATAGCTCGCCCAGTTACATACCAGTCCAGGTGTAGTTCTGCGTGACGCATTTCTTGGTATGCTGGTATTGGTTGGGAACACTCTCGATGTCGAACCAAAGACCCGAATACTGCAAAGAAAGAGCGAAGGGCATTcagtcaaaagaaaaatatatgtacgaGCTACGGTTTAAcaggaataaatagatgaatattacCAAAAGACATCGAAAAATATttctccctttactctttcccttcctctcacccgcTTTCTAtaccccgtccctccttcccccctccctccctccccctccctccttccctctctgcgtTAGCGTCTGTTATCGTCGATTAGTGTCAGTATCCACATGTGTGCATCAGGCCTGTGTTATGTCCATATTTATCCATATTTGcgtctctgtccctgtctatcAACTCAAGTAAGACGCTTACGACCCCAAATTAGACGCTACGATTTTTCTCTCGGAGCGAATACAAGTCGCGATAAGCGAGTCACACGCCCGCGGTGACCGAAATCGAATCAGCAAATGACATATGTAAAGCGACGATGGCAATTCGATAACGAGTGACATTCGTTTCCAACGCGAAGCACATGGATGGGGAAATGCTGATGAAAGGGACGAACtgtgaatggaagagaggaaggcgtacaaaaaagaagaggggggaatgcGAAGGCGGCGAATACGGTCGAAATTGATATTATTCAACAGCACGAAAGGAGCGGGAGCGGAagtaaaggagaagggaggaaagagagagatggaaaaaaacgaGGCGAGATGGGATTACTTATTACATTTAGTATTGAAggataaatcatatacatacatattcatacatatgcatatatatatacatttatacatatataaatatatatatatatatatatatatatatacatttatacatatattacgtatatacatgtgcatatatatacatatatacatatattacgtatatacatgtgcatatatatacatatacacatatattacgtatatacatgtgcatatatatacatatacacatatattacgtatatacatgtgcatatatatacatatatacatatattacgtatatacatgtgcatatatatacatatatacatatattacgtatatcttcttcttttaacggtaggttcatgtctgagccgccgtggtcacagcatgatacttaattgtagttttcatgttgtgatgctcttggagtgagtacgtggtagggtccccagttcctttccacggagagtgctggtggtacttttttttttttttttttttttttaggtaatctctctatttatccgggcttgggaccagcactgacttgggctggcttggccacccattggctaggtaggcaatcaaggtgaagttctttgcccaagggaacaacgtggcggtcggtgactcgaaccctcgaattcagattgccgtcgtgacagtcttgagtccgacgctctaaccattcggccaccgcagccttgacgatcatgggcttccatgatttcttcttagcaatttagagcagtggtttgccattgccttccgcccggtgtttttatcgagtcaccatgtctatttacccggcattgacttgagctggcttggccacccagtggctaggcaggcaatcgaggtgaagttccttgcccaagggaaacaacgcgccggccggtgactcgaaccctcgaactcagattgccgtcgtgacagtcttgagtccgacgctctaaccattcggccaccgcggccccattacgtatatacatgtgcatatatatacatatatacctatattacgtatatacatgtgcatatatatacatatatacatatattacgtatatacatgtgcatatatatacatatatacatatattacgtatatacatgtgcatatatatacatatatacatatatatatatatatatatatatatatatatatatatatatatatatattacgtatatacatgtgcatatatatacatatatatacatatattatatatacatgtgcatatattatatatatatattatatatatatatatatatttatatatatatatatatatatatattaactatatacatgtgcatatatatatacatgtgcatatatatatatatatatatatatatttatatatatatatatatatatatatatatatatatatatatatatatatatatattactatatacatatgcatatatatatatatatatatatataataatatcattacatatcatatcatatatcatatacatagactaatacatatcatacatagactacattacatatgcatatacatagacctacattacatatgcatatacatatatctatattacatatgcatatacatatattacatatgcttatacatatacatatgtatatgtgtatatatgcatatacatacacacatatacgtatacatacacacagaacaagAACCACTTACTCTATCCTGACAACACAGATCATAGGACTAGTACGGGAGAGCACTGCTGTCGCCAGGCCCGcgagagaacaaagaaagacaGTCGAGCACAATGCGATAGGGATAATCTCTCCCATCGATGAAAAAGGACGTTAATCCTATTTAATCGAGTTAAGGAGTTCATATAACAAAGGAACCTCGTGACCTCTCCGATGCCCTACAGAACTCCTCTCCATTTACTTCTTGCTGTCAGAACTGGCAACAAGAAGTATTTTTTGCGTTCAGATATTGAAAGTAGTGATTTCTTATCAGGATAAATGTAAATGTCCATCGGCCTGTTTATTCAATGACCTACAGCACGAGCGATCGAGGCTACTGCAAAGTCCATATATGCCTTGCATCACAGGCTCTTGTACGTTTCATCCAGGCTTCTCAAAATCCCTATGACGAGTATGTTATCACATTACTCCTGCCGTTTCGTGTGATTCTCCGTTTGATTCTACTTTCTTCTTAACAAGGTTTACACACATCAGTGCTTACTGTATATTCGCCTCCCTTCGGTTGCTCCCCGGCGGTCAAGCCAAGCTTTCATCTCTATAGATCAACTATACGCGAGTACCCCATTGATTGCTAATTCCGGGCATCAGGAGGGAGGTCCGTGAGCGCCGCCCCTCTGGAGTCGGGTGTCGCCCAGGGTCCGCTCctgaggaggcggcggcggcggcggcggctcgcTCGCCCTTCCTTTCCTCATGCGGGGAATCATTAAGGCGCAACTGCCTCCTGCGATTTCATTTTCTGTATTTGATACTTGTCATTTTGGAACAAATTTCTGGATCTTCATACATTTCCTTGTTATAATGATTAGTGTAATTGTCGTAAAAAATGTTCTTTGCATCAAATTATATACGACCTTCACACGACAGATTGCGACAGGAAAACGTCCAATGCCCGGTAACATTACCTTCGGTCGATAATATAATCGCCCAGTAGTTATCGTAACATCTTGTgtcatctttcctttttatcttcaatTCATGAGTATCGCCGCGGCATTTTGTGATCGGAAAGGCATTATTTGTACCATTTCCCAGCTGCTCCACTTTGTAACTGTA is a window of Penaeus monodon isolate SGIC_2016 chromosome 36, NSTDA_Pmon_1, whole genome shotgun sequence DNA encoding:
- the LOC119595875 gene encoding crustacyanin-A2 subunit-like, giving the protein MACRTNTWLAMWMLLAVVLSATSPASALLGIPDFLELGDCAKVVLKENFDPVKYSGLWFDIESVPNQYQHTKKCVTQNYTWTGEYMNVGTRGLTDEDEKVRQGAVMHVEEYDVEKPDPAYMTVDASGVPAAPYQIIATDYRTYSCVYSCLEYFGFRAEFAWVFGRTPTLPPNTIAKCHKKFTGMGVDPKKMFPIVQGEVCPYYEKLDEILATSERQLLTLLGPDVPTTSTTTTSTVTPKLAHEEVLLENIEETVRLEEKIVKEIETKVEANQEVNRVAVEEKEGDVDYSAGLQSSSSCLLLSLLFIAVLILH